A window of the Lactuca sativa cultivar Salinas chromosome 7, Lsat_Salinas_v11, whole genome shotgun sequence genome harbors these coding sequences:
- the LOC111904993 gene encoding F-box/WD-40 repeat-containing protein At3g52030 → MVVELTRYRRVVSRRGSQKNLCPHPLNTMDLGTSTAGPPPSNKRRNVFSPTKIQALSDDIICAVFSFLDLVHLIRCTAVCKSWRQVIDKSKLLQTLCYKQRGIFGGDFDISTPSEGIWRRLQALAISQHQSSLRAGSVDIYQWRGHSDGIDKCKMKVGLLLTGGSGKVMRLWSVERYKCLAEYDLPHTGSLIDFDFDESKVVGLVGSNICLWRRKEKKNIFSSQGVQFPRGSCMCYVDPEAIVGCEDGRARVFDMYGRKWARIIKMHDGPITCLSLNDDHLLIGGSSFGRISLSDLSSDQQVGTLKTNDSADLSTLCYNSSSNILFVGSRAGRASSWDLRMMKRLWEVRVSPNVLTSIQHMRDDTSILAIGGIDGVLRLVDPQKGDILSSCIMDESSRKLYRSQNHQSKVTRKKGIRVLEDTRIDLMPRTSRPSINCLAVGMQKVVTTHADGYIRVWRFGK, encoded by the exons ATGGTTGTGGAACTGACTCGATACCGCAGAGTAGTTTCACGGCGTGGTTCCCAAAAAAATCTATGTCCTCACCCCTTGAACACGATGGACCTGGGCACCTCCACCGCCGGACCTCCTCCGTCGAACAAGAGGAGAAATGTCTTTTCTCCCACAAAAATTCAAGCCCTCAGTGACGACATTATTTGTGCGGTTTTCTCGTTCCTTGATCTCGTCCATCTAATTCGCTGCACGGCCGTCTGCAAGTCATG GAGACAAGTCATTGATAAATCAAAGCTACTCCAAACCTTGTGTTACAAGCAAAGAGGGATTTTTGGTGGAGATTTTGACATATCTACCCCTTCAGAAGGAATTTGGAGAAGACTTCAGGCCTTAGCTATTAGTCAACATCAGTCTTCTTTACGTGCAGGTTCTGTTGATATTTATCAATGGAGAGGTCATTCTGATGG GATTGACAAATGCAAAATGAAGGTGGGACTACTCCTCACTGGTGGAAGTGGTAAG GTGATGCGCCTATGGTCTGTAGAAAGATACAAATGTCTGGCTGAGTATGATCTTCCACATACAGGTTCTTTAATCGACTTTGATTTTGATGAGAGCAAG GTTGTTGGATTAGTTGGGAGTAACATATGTCTATGGAGGCGCAAAGagaagaaaaatatattttcttcacAAGGTGTTCAATTTCCTAGAGGTTCTTGCATGTG CTATGTAGATCCAGAAGCTATTGTTGGATGTGAGGATGGAAGAGCTCGTGTATTTGATATGTATGGAAGAAAATGGGCTAGAATCATAAA gaTGCATGATGGACCTATTACATGCTTATCTTTGAATGATGACCATTTGCTTATTGGTGGCTCCTCTTTTGGGCGTATATCTTTATCAGATCTTTCATCTGATCAACAAGTGGGAACACTCAAGACAAATGATTCTGCAG ATTTAAGCACTTTGTGTTACAACTcaagttcaaatatattatttgTTGGATCAAGAGCAGGGAGAGCATCTTCGTGGGACCTACG GATGATGAAACGATTGTGGGAGGTGAGAGTGAGTCCAAATGTCCTAACTTCAATCCAACACATGCGTGATGACACATCGATATTAGCAATTGGAGGAATAGATGGTGTTTTACGCCTTGTGGACCCACAAAAAGGCGACATTTTGTCAAGTTGTATAATGGATGAAAGTAGTAGAAAGTTATATAGATCACAAAATCATCAATCAAAGGTTACAAGAAAAAAAGGAATAAGAGTTTTGGAAGATACAAGGATCGATTTAATGCCAAGAACTTCCCGACCTTCAATCAATTGTTTGGCTGTTGGGATGCAAAAAGTTGTCACTACACATGCCGATGGGTACATTAGGGTTTGGAGATTTGGTAAATGA